One Cellulomonas sp. NS3 genomic region harbors:
- a CDS encoding suppressor of fused domain protein, whose translation MTEHRWQDGGPDPLDEVLVYTRTEPVPHWHYVAVGLTSTAVGSSDARHVLDDPEDGRGWTFELTARLARTDSPEHEHPPVFMANLLQNLTRYVVETFNPFGPGHTMDLYGPIQQGSSTPVGHVLFMEDPELGRGPRGDTREAGADAIDFLQVVGLTADEAAAKKTWTDTGFAALYERYYPLLVTRLDRDSILTDPRAVAAVEAGRATDGSSLGGLVVERLTVTQPGRLARFRRRAPLTVTLGADVVDTLRVALPLRIGAGDDFSLESEHARVTFSPETHVDPHEHEPGHWVIGLTLQQAHAVAAQLLPRAGTYRVAELPTVDFLVERTTVRDHDDTPLRTIG comes from the coding sequence GTGACCGAGCACCGCTGGCAGGACGGGGGCCCCGATCCGTTGGATGAGGTGCTCGTCTACACCCGGACCGAACCTGTGCCGCACTGGCACTACGTCGCAGTCGGTTTGACCTCGACCGCGGTCGGCTCGTCAGATGCTCGCCATGTCCTCGACGATCCCGAGGACGGTCGCGGTTGGACCTTCGAACTCACGGCCCGCTTGGCCCGCACCGACAGCCCCGAGCACGAACACCCCCCGGTGTTCATGGCGAACCTGCTGCAGAATCTCACGCGCTACGTCGTGGAGACGTTCAACCCGTTCGGGCCCGGCCACACCATGGACCTGTACGGCCCGATCCAGCAGGGCTCGAGCACACCCGTCGGACACGTCCTGTTCATGGAGGACCCCGAGCTCGGACGCGGCCCTCGCGGGGACACCCGCGAGGCCGGCGCGGACGCGATCGACTTTCTGCAGGTGGTCGGCCTGACTGCCGACGAGGCTGCCGCGAAGAAGACCTGGACCGACACCGGGTTCGCTGCGCTCTACGAGCGGTACTACCCGCTCCTGGTGACTCGGCTCGACCGGGACTCGATCCTCACCGACCCGCGCGCGGTCGCTGCTGTCGAGGCCGGCCGCGCCACAGACGGGTCCTCCCTCGGAGGACTGGTTGTCGAGCGGCTCACCGTCACACAGCCCGGTCGCCTCGCACGGTTCCGACGGCGAGCACCCCTGACCGTCACCCTCGGCGCCGACGTGGTGGACACCCTGCGCGTCGCCCTCCCCCTGCGCATCGGCGCCGGCGACGACTTCTCCCTCGAGAGCGAGCACGCCCGCGTGACGTTCTCACCCGAGACGCACGTGGACCCGCACGAGCACGAACCGGGTCACTGGGTCATCGGCCTGACCCTCCAACAGGCCCACGCCGTAGCCGCGCAGCTGCTCCCCCGCGCCGGCACCTACCGAGTGGCCGAGCTGCCCACCGTCGACTTCCTCGTCGAGCGCACCACCGTCCGCGACCACGACGACACGCCACTCCGCACCATCGGCTGA
- a CDS encoding PQQ-binding-like beta-propeller repeat protein: MTGSLAVPWSEVWRAPREGVVGVIGDVLVLNDRQGGGVLGVGLDDGATRWEHPAGGTFGCWFVLHDGGTRDGRRLGPVNVLEPGSAVLACLDAIPFEGASFPNVLTGSDTSLASGPQSEISVLDPVSGALVRHLVLPGSGHPTEIDDGVVTMGLDGQGRLVGSRWSLRTGERAWEYTGPHVGRVGGVSLYSGSETMTWEAGEVSVTLDLRTGKETDPASGTDTPELDRFTLPDGGTAVTSAIDERVELVVADGDGTRRFTTAAHAIHPAVDDGSAARTLLVQPSEHDGIMAIDSRTGDELWSWPTWASPVVLAGRVVLRDQDRIIAVDDRTGATVWEHDQLAPESGGSIVTDGRVVLTQSREDAQSFLVARDVETGEQVWRIPSTLDGGRAQPLPDGRVLLSGSGQTALLGP, from the coding sequence TTGACCGGATCGCTCGCAGTGCCGTGGTCGGAGGTGTGGCGCGCGCCGCGCGAGGGAGTGGTCGGCGTCATCGGCGACGTCCTCGTGCTGAACGACCGGCAGGGTGGCGGTGTGCTCGGTGTCGGGCTCGACGACGGCGCGACCCGTTGGGAGCACCCTGCGGGCGGCACCTTCGGGTGCTGGTTCGTGCTCCACGACGGCGGCACCCGTGACGGCCGGCGGCTGGGGCCGGTGAACGTGCTGGAGCCCGGGTCGGCGGTCCTCGCGTGCCTCGACGCCATCCCCTTCGAGGGCGCGAGCTTCCCGAACGTCCTGACCGGGTCCGATACGAGCCTGGCATCGGGGCCGCAGTCCGAGATCAGCGTCCTGGACCCGGTCTCCGGTGCGCTGGTGCGGCACCTCGTCCTTCCGGGCTCGGGCCACCCGACCGAGATCGACGACGGCGTCGTGACGATGGGTCTGGACGGCCAGGGCCGGCTGGTCGGGAGCCGATGGTCGTTGCGCACCGGTGAGCGGGCCTGGGAGTACACCGGTCCTCACGTCGGGCGGGTCGGCGGCGTGAGCCTCTACTCGGGCAGCGAGACGATGACTTGGGAGGCGGGTGAGGTGTCGGTGACGCTCGACTTGCGGACCGGCAAGGAGACCGACCCCGCCAGCGGCACCGACACACCTGAGCTCGACAGGTTCACCCTGCCGGACGGCGGGACGGCGGTCACCTCCGCGATCGACGAACGCGTCGAGCTCGTCGTGGCCGACGGCGACGGAACGCGACGCTTCACGACCGCAGCGCACGCGATCCACCCGGCCGTCGACGACGGCAGCGCCGCGCGGACGCTGCTCGTCCAGCCCTCGGAGCACGACGGCATCATGGCGATCGACTCACGCACCGGCGACGAACTCTGGAGCTGGCCCACGTGGGCCAGCCCCGTCGTGCTCGCCGGCCGCGTCGTCCTCCGGGACCAGGACCGGATCATCGCCGTCGACGATCGCACCGGGGCGACCGTCTGGGAGCACGACCAGCTGGCTCCCGAGTCCGGCGGCAGCATCGTGACCGACGGACGCGTGGTCCTCACCCAGTCGCGCGAGGACGCCCAGAGCTTCCTCGTCGCCCGCGACGTCGAGACCGGCGAGCAGGTCTGGCGCATCCCCTCCACGCTCGACGGTGGCAGGGCGCAGCCCCTGCCCGACGGCCGCGTGCTTCTCTCGGGGTCAGGACAGACCGCCCTTCTGGGACCGTAG
- a CDS encoding alpha/beta fold hydrolase, with product MIQLSVQETGPATAPSVALLHGAGTSGWMWRRVVDLLGNRLHLLVVDLPGHGDSSRRRWESMADTAAAVADLILARAHGSQAHVIGLSLGGYLAADLAATRPDLVPGAVVSGVNVLPFPNPRMMRVAGRLTGPLLRWPPLIRANARTLGVPPADVDGYVHAASTVAPGTHLRVGAELLDYRLPEAAAASPSRVLAVAGEREHALILQSLTPIAAAFPRGAARVVPGLGHAWVGQDPQLFAAMVDAHVAAAPPPVQLAAPA from the coding sequence ATGATCCAGCTCTCGGTCCAGGAAACCGGCCCGGCCACCGCGCCCAGCGTGGCACTGCTGCACGGTGCCGGTACCAGCGGCTGGATGTGGCGGCGCGTGGTCGACCTCCTCGGCAACCGGCTGCACCTGCTGGTGGTCGACCTGCCCGGCCACGGCGACAGCAGTCGGCGACGCTGGGAGTCGATGGCCGACACCGCCGCCGCGGTAGCAGATCTGATCCTGGCCCGCGCCCACGGCAGCCAGGCGCACGTCATCGGATTGTCGCTGGGCGGTTACCTGGCCGCCGACCTCGCCGCCACCCGTCCAGACCTCGTCCCGGGCGCCGTGGTCAGCGGCGTCAACGTGCTGCCGTTCCCGAACCCACGCATGATGCGGGTCGCCGGTCGCCTGACCGGACCATTACTGCGTTGGCCACCGCTGATCCGGGCCAACGCCCGCACCCTGGGAGTGCCGCCCGCAGACGTCGACGGCTACGTGCACGCCGCCAGCACGGTGGCTCCCGGAACCCACCTACGGGTCGGCGCCGAGCTCCTTGACTACCGGTTGCCCGAAGCGGCCGCCGCATCGCCGAGCCGCGTGCTCGCCGTCGCCGGTGAGCGCGAGCACGCCCTGATCCTGCAGTCCCTCACTCCGATCGCCGCCGCCTTCCCCCGCGGCGCCGCGCGCGTCGTACCAGGCCTCGGCCACGCCTGGGTGGGGCAGGATCCCCAGCTCTTCGCCGCCATGGTCGACGCGCACGTCGCCGCAGCGCCGCCACCGGTCCAGCTGGCGGCTCCGGCCTGA
- a CDS encoding helix-turn-helix domain-containing protein translates to MISFASMRTMPGVAEVLLHPLRLRIVQAFLGGRALTTAALHAALPDVPPATLYRQVTVLAEAQVLEVVGERRVRGAVERTYQLRAGAGSLGAEQVAALSLDEHRQGFLAFVSALLDDFDRYSGSDDADLVRDMVGYRQTALHLSDTELQDLLEDMHRVLEPRLRLPAAPDRKRRILSTVLLPAVDGRRADA, encoded by the coding sequence GTGATATCGTTCGCATCCATGAGAACGATGCCGGGCGTGGCCGAGGTCCTTCTGCACCCGCTACGGCTGCGCATCGTGCAGGCTTTCCTGGGTGGGCGCGCGCTGACGACCGCTGCGCTGCACGCTGCACTGCCCGATGTGCCGCCGGCGACGCTGTACCGACAGGTCACCGTCCTGGCCGAGGCACAGGTGCTGGAGGTCGTTGGCGAGCGGCGCGTGCGCGGAGCCGTGGAACGCACGTACCAACTGCGAGCCGGTGCCGGGTCCCTCGGCGCCGAGCAGGTCGCAGCCCTGTCCCTCGACGAGCACCGGCAAGGCTTCCTCGCGTTCGTCTCCGCGCTGCTCGACGACTTCGACCGGTACTCGGGAAGCGACGACGCCGACCTCGTGCGGGACATGGTGGGCTACCGGCAGACCGCGCTCCACCTGTCCGACACCGAGCTGCAGGACCTGCTCGAGGACATGCATCGAGTGCTCGAACCACGGCTGCGGCTGCCCGCGGCACCGGACAGGAAGCGCCGGATCCTCAGCACCGTTCTGCTCCCGGCCGTCGACGGACGGCGGGCCGACGCATGA
- a CDS encoding recombinase family protein produces the protein MTLIGYARISTDHQNLEAQRDALTAAGCERIFTDTMSGASESRPGLAALLDYARAGDTIVVVALDRLGRSLSGVIRTIEALTAAGVLLRSLREGIDYATPTGRMLAGIFGALAEYERELMHERAAAARAAARARGRHTGRPPRLSPAQARQVRALRDGGESITDLVRTFAVSRATVYRALQATEPTHIAPAS, from the coding sequence GTGACGCTCATCGGCTACGCCCGGATCAGCACCGACCACCAGAACCTCGAGGCCCAGCGCGACGCGTTGACCGCGGCGGGGTGCGAGCGGATCTTCACCGACACCATGTCGGGGGCGAGTGAGTCCCGGCCCGGGCTCGCCGCGCTGCTGGACTACGCCCGGGCCGGCGACACGATTGTGGTGGTCGCGCTCGACCGTCTCGGGCGATCCCTGTCCGGAGTCATCCGAACGATCGAAGCCCTGACGGCCGCCGGCGTCCTGCTGCGGTCCCTGCGGGAGGGCATCGACTACGCCACCCCCACCGGACGCATGCTCGCCGGCATCTTCGGGGCGCTCGCCGAGTACGAGCGCGAGCTCATGCACGAGCGCGCGGCCGCAGCCCGCGCTGCCGCGCGCGCCCGCGGCCGGCACACCGGCAGGCCCCCACGCCTGTCCCCCGCCCAAGCACGTCAGGTCCGCGCGCTACGCGACGGCGGGGAGAGCATTACCGACCTCGTGCGAACCTTCGCCGTCTCCCGCGCCACGGTCTACCGGGCGCTACAGGCCACCGAGCCGACTCACATCGCCCCGGCGAGCTGA
- a CDS encoding SMI1/KNR4 family protein codes for MNFRAALTLYSEYEQLVREAGAPVADMLAPPHRDPAAAIAHALPGCTLPDDLVAWWAWHDGTVPRQTPHGPGWFPVAVGAGWAFRSLEGTLAERQRWLQTAELSAEPPELPAEAFWPTSWLPIVGSEHSYLAADLAEATKDRTRISYVERETLAAHAPDVAERWSEVVGWWVRLLQLGATTWSPTAGTWVTDETLVPDDLRGNPVAYAVIGPRDPRFDSRSPY; via the coding sequence ATGAATTTTCGGGCCGCGCTCACCTTGTACTCGGAGTATGAGCAGCTCGTGCGGGAGGCGGGCGCACCGGTTGCGGACATGCTGGCGCCGCCCCATCGGGACCCCGCCGCTGCCATCGCACACGCGCTCCCTGGGTGCACGTTGCCCGACGACTTGGTGGCGTGGTGGGCCTGGCATGACGGAACCGTCCCGCGTCAGACGCCCCACGGCCCGGGCTGGTTTCCCGTCGCTGTGGGCGCGGGCTGGGCGTTTCGGTCGCTCGAAGGGACCCTGGCTGAACGTCAGAGGTGGCTGCAGACAGCGGAGCTGTCCGCTGAACCGCCGGAGCTGCCCGCCGAGGCCTTCTGGCCAACGAGTTGGCTTCCCATCGTCGGAAGTGAGCACTCCTATCTTGCTGCCGACCTCGCCGAGGCGACGAAAGACCGGACGCGCATCTCATACGTGGAGCGGGAGACCCTGGCCGCCCATGCGCCGGACGTGGCGGAGCGCTGGTCTGAAGTCGTCGGATGGTGGGTCAGGTTGCTCCAGCTCGGCGCGACGACATGGAGCCCCACAGCTGGCACCTGGGTCACGGATGAGACGCTCGTGCCGGACGACCTGCGAGGCAACCCCGTCGCCTACGCCGTGATTGGTCCTCGCGATCCCCGGTTCGACTCCCGTTCGCCGTACTAG
- a CDS encoding NucA/NucB deoxyribonuclease domain-containing protein: protein MAECLARFETFYIEGSEAPDSEDEALLPGVGWPSVTGRQDYILSPVSLTVADPDTGYPNDPGRPYTHARPVIYTASSATQQGTALYGAWTEVRQPVGKETPRLQVTNIDATYYYLTAGSLSLTMWNRACWGNCTTEIFGYSSTWGSRSLGSFSGLTGKVSHARGYYGYTRLWAVIRSTDPDITPFTTAKVVVPASSPQGKIINDVDLAAAVALVASRAIAPEQVCLPLNTLRTPGEGSTSNAFHSCDQTARAAGTAAALRHVAVTYGAAAMAVIMAGTYALPLAPSQSPPLQPAPAPVDDPSSPAVWPGAPEHRMQIIETSLRQRTNASRPIPEDVLKSVARTCYTTATAAGYAPSVACESLPIFLPGSNVFEAARHDARAIAAQPSWMVLTRQTPRTERWYLNVPPCNESYAPRACDEYPFSSALEGGPLARGKPQASLEVINYDDNRNEGSLLSGFFSNCRVPKDGGKFVVIPLVAPTASDRTANPLPTSRVCARSY, encoded by the coding sequence ATGGCTGAATGCCTGGCACGTTTCGAGACTTTCTACATCGAGGGATCCGAAGCACCAGACAGCGAAGACGAGGCTCTGCTCCCTGGCGTTGGCTGGCCTTCGGTTACTGGCCGTCAGGACTACATCTTAAGTCCCGTCAGCCTGACAGTGGCCGACCCCGACACGGGATACCCCAACGACCCCGGACGCCCGTACACGCATGCGCGACCAGTCATTTACACGGCTTCGAGTGCGACGCAACAAGGAACGGCGCTGTACGGGGCGTGGACGGAAGTGCGTCAGCCTGTGGGCAAAGAGACGCCTCGGCTCCAGGTCACAAATATCGACGCTACCTACTACTACCTCACCGCCGGATCCCTGAGCCTGACGATGTGGAACCGCGCATGCTGGGGCAACTGCACCACGGAAATCTTCGGTTATTCCTCGACATGGGGAAGTCGCTCGTTGGGCAGCTTCAGCGGTCTGACCGGCAAGGTTTCGCACGCCCGCGGATACTATGGCTACACCCGACTGTGGGCGGTGATCCGGTCGACCGACCCGGACATCACTCCCTTCACCACTGCGAAAGTGGTCGTGCCGGCATCGAGCCCGCAAGGCAAGATCATCAATGATGTCGACCTTGCCGCAGCAGTCGCGCTCGTAGCCTCACGCGCCATCGCACCGGAACAGGTCTGCCTGCCGCTCAACACGCTACGAACGCCCGGCGAGGGCTCTACCAGCAACGCCTTCCATTCGTGCGACCAGACCGCCCGCGCGGCAGGAACCGCCGCGGCGCTAAGACATGTTGCAGTGACCTATGGTGCAGCTGCGATGGCCGTCATCATGGCCGGCACCTACGCACTCCCGCTCGCCCCTTCGCAATCGCCTCCACTACAACCAGCCCCTGCCCCCGTAGACGATCCGAGCAGTCCCGCTGTGTGGCCAGGCGCCCCCGAACACCGGATGCAGATCATCGAGACGTCACTTCGGCAGCGAACGAACGCAAGTCGACCGATACCCGAGGATGTGCTCAAGAGTGTGGCTAGGACGTGCTACACCACCGCAACTGCGGCTGGCTACGCGCCGTCCGTGGCATGTGAATCTTTGCCAATATTCCTCCCTGGGTCGAACGTTTTCGAAGCCGCTCGACACGACGCCAGAGCGATCGCGGCGCAGCCGAGCTGGATGGTCTTGACCCGCCAAACCCCGCGCACTGAACGGTGGTATCTGAACGTTCCACCATGCAACGAGTCCTACGCTCCTCGCGCATGCGACGAGTACCCGTTTAGTTCAGCGCTGGAAGGGGGACCCCTGGCCCGCGGTAAACCTCAAGCTTCCCTTGAGGTGATCAACTATGACGACAACAGGAATGAAGGATCGCTCCTAAGCGGTTTCTTCTCGAACTGTCGCGTGCCGAAGGATGGGGGGAAGTTCGTGGTGATCCCGCTCGTCGCGCCGACCGCTTCCGATCGAACGGCGAATCCGCTACCTACGTCACGTGTGTGCGCGAGGAGCTACTGA